One Aegilops tauschii subsp. strangulata cultivar AL8/78 chromosome 7, Aet v6.0, whole genome shotgun sequence genomic window carries:
- the LOC109740448 gene encoding uncharacterized protein, with amino-acid sequence MRLSNRFKSASNIGPAPSTLFLYHISIYKSPSSLWHSLLSHSSSCLEVTRRSEAATKPTHIHMGSLGPAVSVSMAKASGGTAAVGGQQPERGTFSCGFRMPLHYPRYRKADYEAMPEWRVDCLLREYGLPVAGDVEDKRRFAMGAFLWPSQY; translated from the coding sequence ATGCGCTTGTCGAACAGGTTTAAATCAGCATCAAACATTGGTCCAGCACCCTCCACGTTATTCCTCTACCACATTTCCATCTATAAAAGCCCTTCCAGCCTCTGGCACTCCCTTCTCAGCCACAGCTCCAGTTGCTTGGAAGTTACAAGGCGTTCAGAGGCGGCAACCAAACCTACACACATACACATGGGATCCTTGGGCCCTGCCGTGAGCGTGAGCATGGCCAAGGCCAGCGGCGGCACGGCGGCCGTCGGCGGCCAGCAGCCGGAGCGCGGCACGTTCAGCTGCGGCTTCCGGATGCCGCTGCACTACCCGCGGTACAGGAAGGCGGACTACGAGGCGATGCCGGAGTGGCGCGTCGACTGCCTGCTCCGAGAGTACggcctccccgtcgccggcgacgTCGAGGACAAGAGGAGGTTCGCCATGGGCGCCTTCCTCTGGCCCAGCCAGTATTGA
- the LOC109740465 gene encoding CMP-sialic acid transporter 1, translating to MQSEVLKSSKCSPTRLHRCASPSSAPLSPLLLQHRNVGKEKRRSAAEGEQGQEETMQWYFVAALLTVLTSSQGIWTTLSQSNGKYKYDYATIPFLAEFFKLSVSSFFLWKECQSSSPPRMTKEWKSVRLYLVPSVIYLIHNNVQFATLTYVDPSTYQILGNLKIVTTGILFRLVLKRKLSNLQWMAIILLAVGTTTSQVKGCGDAPCDSVFSAPFQGYMLGILSACLSALAGVYTEYLMKKNSDSLYWQNVQLYTFGVIFNMGWLVYGDFKAGFEMGPWWQRLFNGYSITTWIVVFNLGSTGLLVSWLMKYSDNIVKVYSTSMAMLLTMVLSVYLFNVRATVQLFLGIVICIISLQMYFMPVHTLVELPQTLPATAK from the exons ATGCAAAGTGAAGTTCTGAAAAGCTCGAAGTGCTCGCCCACCAGGCTTCACCGGTGCGCTTCTCCATCCTCTGCTCCGTTGTCCCCCCTCCTTCTCCAGCACAGAAACGTCGGGAAAGAGAAACGGCGCAGCGCAGCGGAAGGCGAACAGGGGCAGGAGGAGACGATGCAGTGGTACTTCGTGGCGGCGCTCCTCACCGTCCTCACCAGCTCGCAG GGTATATGGACCACGCTCTCTCAGAGCAATGGCAAGTATAAGTATGACTATGCGACCATTCCATTTCTCGCAGAATTCTTCAAG TTGTCAGTCTCGAGCTTCTTTCTTTGGAAAGAATGCCAGTCTTCATCACCACCAAGGATGACAAAGGAGTGGAAAAGTGTGCGACTATATCTTGTTCCTTCAGTCATATACCTCATCCACAACAATGTGCAGTTTGCGACCTTGACTTATGTTGATCCATCGACCTATCAGATATTGGGGAACCTGAAAATTGTTACAACTGGAATTTTGTTCAG GCTTGTCTTAAAGAGGAAATTATCAAATCTACAATGGATGGCAATTATTTTACTTGCTGTGGGCACTACTACAAGCCAG GTCAAGGGATGTGGAGATGCACCATGTGATTCGGTTTTCTCAGCACCATTCCAGGGTTACATGCTTGGGATACTTTCTGCTTGTCTTTCTGCACTAGCTGGAGTCTACACTGAGTACTTGATGAAGAAGAATAGTGATAGTCTGTACTGGCAAAATGTACAATTATATAC GTTTGGAGTTATCTTCAACATGGGTTGGCTTGTCTATGGTGACTTCAAGGCTGGGTTTGAGATGGGTCCATGGTGGCAGCGTCTTTTTAATGGCTATTCCATCACAACATGGATAGTTGTGTTCAACTTAGGGTCTACCGGTCTGCTAGTGTCATGGCTGATGAAGTATTCTGACAACATAGTAAAG GTGTACTCAACTTCAATGGCCATGCTTTTAACAATGGTTTTGTCTGTATATCTTTTCAACGTGAGAGCTACAGTTCAG CTTTTCTTGGGCATTGTCATCTGCATAATTTCCCTCCAGATGTATTTTATGCCTGTACACACGCTAGTTGAATTGCCACAAACATTGCCAGCTACAGCGAAGTAG